gttaagtgataagggctggataagctagtttccgctGACATTTTTTCCCACTAaacacttaaaatgcaattttttgctacatatcaaggcatttgtgaaagggcatgggaagaggggggttctcctcctatttcgaaattaaagtcgtaaaaacgaaaatttaggtgctctttggtcttgtgaacaataggtatactctgagaacggCAGCATTTGCAGATCgttcaagtgtctgtagttggaatcaagaaatgatgtaaaagatggagaaaaattttggaaatataagttttgttttgaggatagggatataagtTATCTCCCAATTTAggtctatacttctttttcagtaaaatacatgtgttaaattttgttatcttctcataatacttttttcttttttttccttaaaaaaattcctacaatcacaaggctttgggaggggccatggcccccatggcccccctctagatccgcccctggatcagcaatgaatttccaattgaaggctcacctaaattttggcatgaaatgagttaaaaacaattatatttcgtgttctaattaccttggaacattgaaacagattttgtctgatgcagaaaaattaaaggtttttgttgatatttttcaataatttttgcgatcattttttaatgtattttttttaatttttccttttctacattgttggatttatgccaaattattgattaaatttggtggaaattaacaattaaaagagttaattaattaatttgataatacaatattgcattgtcatcgggtctgaggtcgcgtgccaaatttcaaaagaatccgatcgcaggaagtgggcgaaatttgagctgcaagattccgttactagatacatacatacatacatacatacaggtgaagctaataaaagcgtgttaaaaaataaagagcaaatgatgcaaaagagggaggggggtcaccaaaataaatagaaaatcgtTTTACCAGGAAATGACATTGCCACGCTACGTGAGGTTAAACCGAGATTTTTCGAAGAAAGTGATTTATTCTTTACAGTGGGAACAAACACAACAGCACAAGAGCAAGAAAGTGTCGGTCAAATTATAAATTCTTACAGCGTGTCGTTTCGGCCGATAGGCATCTTGTTTTTAAGATACGGCTCAGGAAATACTATTCACGTACTGGCTTTGTTTCCGCAGGAAACGCGGAAATACGATTCCGAAATTACCTTTTGTGGAAAGTAAATCTTTGTCAGTCATAGGGATGCAGAATTTCGGGAAACTTTGAGGCGGTTGGGGGAATTTGTTTTTCTGGAATTATCGAATTtttgcaaattagtatgtagtGTACTGTAgttatattttcttgaattatgctaatatattttcaaatatcgATGCAATCGATATCattgtttctttttacttccttttacaaaaaaggaagtaatatattcaggaaaaaattttcactcaaaatcgatcttaatttccattttgctcgcccctgaatgaatattgagtttttttttttttttcaacccgactacacgtggatatatgcctaagaacgtatagacacgcgaaatatcgattttgacgatccccgagttaattacaacgagttttctcgtgacgttcgtatgtatctcgcataactcaaaaacggcataTCCTAAAAgagtgaaatttggtacgtagaatcctagtggggtctagttgtgcaccttcccttttggttgcattcgcatgttcctaagggggtcttttacgccttcttggggggaaatcaatgttaatttcaatgctaactcaagtggtgttataatttgtctaaCACTTATCGATCTATCGCCAAGCTTTtagccgccaagttttgtcgccaacttagcgaaaactttgccgattttttttttttttaaattttttagtctggttttaattcgaccaatgttggtgatatttaaagagttagccACTTGCCCGGCTCTGCccgaataaatgaaaatacaaatgccttgaaaatacaaattactgccttgaaaatacaaattgtgtcacgtgacgtatattcaacaatcacgctaaaataaacaaaaacaaaaaaaaaaaaaaacattatgcaaaatttccctttcaaacaatgacaacagatattaaaatacttttaagaaattaaatagagAAAGATggttttaaaaagcgtaaccacggaaacacaaaataaaataagtttaaggaattaaaatgcgaaagaaaatggtgtacaatttgaatggaaatgtgattttttaatcatgatttaaaaaggtttgtaacttttttttcttttgaagatagaagcttagtttttcgaccaaaggtcgagatagatctggagtaaaaaatgtcactttttccaatgatgtcaaaaagaaaactgtgggataattccttcactttttattgataggtttaatgaagaaagtagtgtctaaatttcagctaagcctaaacaaattcgagctaaaaaagcaaataactcccgccgtaagtaggttagagcattgaaaaatattgcttagaacgtggaaaattctactctttccaacgatatgtgcaagtaatttttcatccccatattcaggaatttaagTGAAACTTgaacctaaattggaataaaaaaagaataattcatcgaatttttttcgaactggtctgcaaaccttttcaggacttaaaggaacaaacagtGAAAATTTCGGCGAAATCGGCagagtagttctcgagttttgcgagtttaaacacacgctttttggagacttcattttatactatgtaaagatacccattctgaaattttaattaactgGTCGAGTCCTATTTCATTAAGAATGGTAGGTATACGAACACTTCCGGGAgccacagtatttttttttaatatcaattattATCTATTAATGTAGCTTAAATGTCAAGTTTTAAGGCTtccattaatataaataaaatgtttttcttccatctagatttttcttttgattgttAAAAAGTTCCAATTTTTGGTTTCTCCCTGTATGTGCTGCATTTACGATATACTTGGGCAAAAACCTGTCAATTTTAAAACTATGTTTCAGCATTCCTGGCTACTGCTCTGCCGGACGGTCCCAGTGCTTCCCGCCAAAGCAACTCCGAGGGGCCCAGCTCGGAAGGGGCCCGCTACGGAACGAGGACGGCCCCCACGAAATGCCACCGTTCCATCTGCCCAGCAAATAAGAGACTGTCTCCTGCGGACGGTCAGCGAAAGAGTGCTCGCGACCAGGAGAACCGAGTGACTTTCCCAAAGCAGGACAAGGCGAAGTTCTCCAGGAAATACGACTCGCAAGGCATGCCGGAAGATTCCGGATTCGTTCCGCTGCTGGATCCTTACGGGAAGAAACCAAACGGTAGGCGAGCACCTAGACACAGACCGATACAACCGAAACAGACCAAGGAACTGCCAGGAAAGACAGCACCACGAACCACTTTGCCCAAAAGCAGATCCCATGCCAAACTGCGAGTGCGAAGCTccgttaagaatttcaaaggtcAAAAACCACCAAAAGGATTGCCGAGCTTGGTGAAATCACCTCCTCAGGAAGAACTGTCGGCAAGAGAAAGCGTGGCAGAAGAGAACCTCTTGGGCAATGGCCGTTTCGAAATCATCCGCGGAGGCATGTTCTCGGATCTCGAAGAAAACGAAATAGCAGGAAGTCGCAGAAGCGGAAGAGGAGGTCACTACGATGCTTATCAGACCAACTACAACGCGATGCAAAATTTTCAGTTCCCCCGCTATTACTTGAACCGAGGGCCCATGGCGCCATATCATCCCATGTTCTTTCCGAGGGCGGCTCTGTCTGCAAGATAACGAAAACAGACGAAAGTACTAGGTGTTCCAAAATAACGatccatttttattaaaatattactaaaaaaaactGGTACTGATTTTACTAGTACTGCATCTATTTCTTTCACAGGTGTTTGAAGAAATGCTCCCTTTGGAAGAAAAAATAGCCACTTTTTCCCTAAGACGCATGAAACGATGGAAAGCAGCCTCCGACAATATTCAATATAAGGTTAAAACAAATTCAGAAGAAGCTATACACTTTCAAAACAGCGGGTTGCATATGGTACCTTTTAGAAAAGATGGTTGAACGTTGTAACACCAGCAGCACCCTCTTAAGGGACCTAATCGCCTCCCTATGGCACCTTTCAGGGTGCCAGAGGGGCACCCTTAGAGGTGCGTCATACGGAGCCAAATGGCAAGAACTTTGAGTGTGCCAAATGATCTGTGCCActggtgctacaacgtttcacCTAAAAGGTGCCATATGCAACCCGCTGTTTTAACGGTGTAATTAGTGAGTCTTTGGATGACTATCAGGATCTGACGATATCGGCTTGCCTGAATCTTTTCACAAGTAGCGtgatcataggcggatttagctttgagttcctggggggcaggatttttttttggagaaatttttaattgccctcccccctcccatgtctttgtctgttttctgtgatgcgtaaggccattctttactacttttttatgtgtcgttttcattactgtgtgtaatcatgctgtcctttttaaattgaccttaaaagagagggggttggtattaagagagtaacgcagtgctcccttttaagtgggatatagaatatctccagtctTAGGAgacccgggggttactcccccggaggaaattatctaaaatggatataaaattcagcattttgaagtcttataagggttaattggaaataataggcaaataatttttttttaaagttttacgctttaaaagtgctttgcgatgcaagttaatactttaaaagaaatggtgcacagatttagagaataggtatcaagagagtaacatactacccatttgaacaattcttaatttatacacttgataagaaataaaattgaagcacactttgcttaggagtttcaaagacttgtctaattattttcaaggtttggttggttagattgggtttttggtttaagagcccttgtaggctatgctgcgccaattcttttcagggattttagaacctatcaataatttgcactttccagcctctgaaattgagttgtagattatacacttgtacagtattgttcaaactttgtaagaaacggctattttaagtttaaaagaaaaaatatactttaatttcctattcaaaaaagaaaaaatcatgattttttttttgttataagattttggaagataagttgttactatataaactcctcccaaaactggggagcattgtccactttgccccccccccccctataaatccacccatgctcttctaaactgttcaaaaacgaaaaaatatgatttttttttttaaatttttggaagatgtgttgttactacataaagtcctcccaaaattgggggggcattgcccccctatgaccctccataaatccgcccatgagcGTGATATTAGCTGGAGACTGTTGATTAGTTGGATTGGAGACTGTTTTCAGTCTGCAGATTAGTTGGAGACTGTTTTCATATTTTCGCTGGTtcagctgaccccccccccccttcccacccTTTCATAAGATGACTATTCTTTCTTCTAAGGAGGGCATGTCTTCAAACACCTGTGAAAGAAATCAACGTACTCGTGTTTACATGGAAATGGATCTGCACTATCGAAACTCATCAAACCCTAGTAAAAGTATTCTGTACATTAGAACAAAATATTGTTCGCTTTTCAAAATAAGAAGCGTTATGGAAGAACATTTTTGGacaatgttttataaaaaataagccACTAGTTTCAGGATCTATCCAACAGGGTTAAATATGGTGcagatttttttggaaggggCAAATGTCTTCACATGTTCTTGTCCTCTTGTGAGGTTTTACCCATGTACAGAACTATATatgactatagttggggcaaacctaacctggcagcattgtgaaggctatgtaGATCCTAATCACAAAATTACGACACTGTCAGGTTAGATTTATTCCATCTATAACTGAAATCTCAATAAATACATTTCTTTACTTCTTACCAAGTTTTCAAAACTAACATCGTCACGAAATTGATGAATAAAGAATGATGATTCAGTGTGTGTTGTGTTTTCCAAAAACCATAACATCAtgaatgtttttgagttttatgcTCAATGAgtcaatatattttaattctatcTAAGGGATTTAGCTCttacataaggagaaacagtgcTATTCGTACATTTCATTCATTCGTACAATAAAATCAGAACCTTAAAAACCAAAATGCAAAGGTCCAAAAAACAGTTGAAGTTTCGAAACTGAATTTGATAGGCAAGCTAATCATCATcgcgtattaaaaataaaataaaatattttaatcacaaGAGGAAGAACTTTCCCCAAAACAAGAAACTTAATTTATCGCTATTTCTTGCAAGTTCGGATCTTCTAATTTCAGAACATTCTGTAGACTTAAAGAAAGATTCAAGTCTGAAAGTACAAAGGTAGATCAAACATAAACCGGAATTTAACTCTAACGCTGCTGTTAGCAATGAAGCTGATCAAAAGACGATCTTCGACAAAGTTAGGAAAATGGGGGCTCTCTACCgaaatttttcggaactgaaatattgaaaacgtaattttagcTCATCTCTTGTTACTTTAGAGCTAGGAATCGGAACTTTCAataggaattttttcgaaatgcaAGTTCAAAACACTTAATAGTTAGATGATGATGATATTTGAGGAAGTTCATAAATAAAAACCTTCTTGTAACTGCAAAAAACACATGGATGCATAAGATATCAAGGATAATGGTGtactcagggcctgattaagacATAAGATCAGAAggggattttttttgttcaacatacttcctttaacttcttagcacggccatcgccgtgtgggtactgctagttaatGATATAGCACGGGACTCTAGGCCAAACGGTTTTTCGGAGCCCCTCTGTAGTCAATCCTTACAATTTTAACCATCAACTAAAACAGTTTAGGGCATTTAGGAGCCCTTTTGGTGCGCTATGAGTAAGTTGTAAAAATTAAGCAACAATCTTCTGAAATTACgtgtttaaatcatttttaatcatTCAGTCTTACAGTGTTTGAGTTTCAATACACCTCAGAACATTATTCAGTCTATACTTTCATCTCAAAATGTCAACAAGAAATAACATGTCTTATTATACTGTCTGACCTTGTTTTTGATGGAATTGGCAAACTATCAGCTAAGCCGAGCCCACCTgaatgaagaaaaggaaaaattggAGGCGCATGCTTTGTCCATTTCTAGGCGATTCTacttaccgtattaccccgcattatccggcatgccgcaaaaaagcgaggttgaccggcatgccgggaaattcgaattttccggcatgccggataactcgagttttattttgcaacaaaacaaaagtaaattcctgcattcagttccaatcagaaagcaaaccactgtacggaaaaaaaactaaatacaatcccgaaagtaaccttcttaaaaaaaaagtgtatagcATATAATATGtgtttgttatttatggtaggtcattattaatggatttaattatatatataccaataaagaaaataattcagaagcaatcattgttactgcgatttgttcataatttttttaaataaattattttagattccTTTTAGAGGGctaagtttaattttcatttattgaataGATACGGTAAAtcctttagcactggtttaggggcggtaacttattgcttaaacgtttgcttacttagttttaatttagtttttataaaattattcgttattaaacaatatttttatttttaaataacaaatgacattgctagtaaatatttttacaaaattgaactgtttattaatacccataagatatgtatagaacttattttattttttaagctgaacatatatttttaatagtattattatattttcctaacctcgatttttccggcatgctgaaAACGTTTGCAGGGGtgctcacggggggggggggagaatggcACAAGTTGAgccatcaaaatttggggggggggggggatttttcaatttttttattaaaatttatttgttgatttatttttaatttaagttatttattttattttattttattctgtttatattttattttatttattatttagtgtgtgtgtgtgtgtcattggcatagcgcagaattttctaataaaataatgataataataagaattaaaaataaataaacaaatgaatataaaatatttaaaaaaaaataagtaaataaaacacattttaaaaaataagtaaataaaataaaaaagagagctataaaataaaaaataaaagagaaaaagggttgagatttttttttttggggggggtgtGAATTTGCATtattgaatttgggggggggggatgagcacccctgttTTTAGGGCATGCCAGATAATGCAAAGTAATACGGTAGTTTGGAGGTTAGTACACATCTAGAAAGGAAAACTGGAATCCCAGTAAACTATTAGTTGTTTCCCCTTCTGCCTGGACGTTTGCCTTTTAATTTCAGCAGTAGTCAAA
This window of the Uloborus diversus isolate 005 chromosome 4, Udiv.v.3.1, whole genome shotgun sequence genome carries:
- the LOC129221070 gene encoding uncharacterized protein LOC129221070 — protein: MKTSEIAFFAAGFGLGALAGYYASKMWRQAKGNDGDIERDSVEVRREIDDEMDSEMSNEKAFLATALPDGPSASRQSNSEGPSSEGARYGTRTAPTKCHRSICPANKRLSPADGQRKSARDQENRVTFPKQDKAKFSRKYDSQGMPEDSGFVPLLDPYGKKPNGRRAPRHRPIQPKQTKELPGKTAPRTTLPKSRSHAKLRVRSSVKNFKGQKPPKGLPSLVKSPPQEELSARESVAEENLLGNGRFEIIRGGMFSDLEENEIAGSRRSGRGGHYDAYQTNYNAMQNFQFPRYYLNRGPMAPYHPMFFPRAALSAR